In the genome of Leptospira koniambonensis, one region contains:
- a CDS encoding hybrid sensor histidine kinase/response regulator: MDHSSSHSPDFRLLFESIPGLYLVLSPELKIIAVSDGYLNATRTERDKILGRGIFDVFPDNPDDPEATGVSNLHSSLLRVLETKAPDTMAVQKYDIQLPEEEGGGFAVKYWSPLNSPVFNKKGKVECIIHKAEDITEFVLLKQKGDQQTEMTEALRSRTEEMETEIIRRSQELQSANKSLRETEKIKNEFFANISHELRTPLSLILAPVESILSDKGSNLSSNNIQMLGTVHNNSVRLLQMVNSLLDFSKFEAGKMKVELEPTNICNLVDTILKDFEPSALEKNIQIRKEFTSPDLNVLIDRYLFERIFFNLLSNALKFTPKDGNISVTLTYSKDQLLLSVQDSGIGISEEDQKIIFKKFQQAEGSSTRRYGGTGLGLAMVKDFSELLGGSVEVTSKLNSGSKFSVKIPTQKAESAEKDPSSKISSHSTQFSSLEISNKENADISDKPKVLICEDNEDLSSYIYSILSPFCQVRSAENGKEGLKLVYSWDPDLVLSDVMMPEMDGVQLCKEIKADPKISKTIVVLLTALTHREAMLKGWEAKADEYLCKPFHPEELIVRVKSLLAIAEDRKKNLETLEQKNFELEFANAELEAFSYSVSHDLRAPLRAIQGYTQMILEDHSAVLDPEGVRFLNVLIDSTKRMENLIDNLLEFSKVGKKELKDSTFDLTEVAENVVSLIKDQTEHNAEIIIHPLAKVTTDRDMMSYVFQNLISNAVKYSAKKERPKVEIGVTNTEKGKTFFVKDNGAGFDMKYYNRLFGVFQRLHRQDEFSGTGVGLAIVHRIVTRYKGSVWAEGKLGEGASFFFTLGEKVGTAVGFRN, from the coding sequence ATGGATCATTCTTCCTCTCACAGCCCTGATTTTCGTCTTCTTTTCGAATCTATTCCAGGTTTGTATCTGGTACTTTCTCCAGAGCTCAAAATCATTGCAGTAAGCGATGGATATCTCAATGCCACTCGAACCGAGAGAGATAAAATTTTAGGCAGAGGCATTTTCGATGTTTTTCCGGATAATCCTGACGATCCGGAAGCGACAGGTGTGAGTAATCTCCATAGTTCTCTTCTTCGCGTTTTGGAAACAAAAGCTCCGGACACCATGGCTGTGCAAAAATATGATATCCAACTTCCGGAAGAAGAAGGTGGAGGTTTTGCCGTAAAGTATTGGAGTCCTTTAAATTCTCCAGTTTTTAATAAAAAAGGAAAGGTAGAATGTATCATCCATAAGGCGGAAGACATCACTGAGTTTGTTCTTCTGAAACAAAAAGGAGATCAACAAACTGAGATGACTGAAGCTCTTCGTTCTAGAACAGAAGAGATGGAAACAGAGATTATCCGACGTTCTCAGGAATTACAGTCTGCAAATAAAAGTTTGAGAGAAACTGAGAAGATCAAAAACGAATTTTTTGCAAATATTTCCCACGAGCTTAGAACTCCTCTTAGTTTGATCTTAGCCCCTGTCGAATCTATTCTTTCCGATAAAGGTTCTAACCTTTCTTCCAATAATATTCAGATGTTGGGAACAGTTCATAATAATTCAGTCAGACTTCTTCAGATGGTGAATAGTCTATTAGATTTTTCTAAATTTGAAGCTGGTAAAATGAAAGTAGAACTTGAGCCTACGAATATCTGCAATCTGGTCGATACCATCTTAAAAGACTTCGAGCCTAGTGCTTTGGAAAAGAATATCCAAATCCGAAAGGAATTTACTTCTCCAGATCTAAATGTTTTGATCGATCGTTATTTATTCGAGAGAATCTTTTTTAACCTTCTTTCCAACGCATTAAAATTCACCCCTAAAGATGGAAACATCTCCGTTACCTTAACTTATTCTAAAGATCAACTTCTTCTTTCTGTTCAGGATTCTGGGATTGGGATCTCGGAAGAAGATCAGAAAATTATTTTCAAAAAATTCCAACAAGCAGAAGGTTCATCTACCAGAAGATACGGTGGAACAGGGCTCGGACTTGCAATGGTAAAAGATTTTTCAGAACTTTTAGGCGGTTCTGTAGAAGTTACTAGCAAGCTAAACTCAGGAAGTAAATTTAGTGTTAAAATTCCGACACAAAAAGCAGAGTCAGCGGAGAAAGATCCTTCTTCCAAAATTTCCTCCCATTCTACCCAATTTTCTAGTTTAGAAATTTCTAATAAAGAAAATGCGGATATTTCGGACAAACCGAAAGTTTTGATCTGCGAAGACAACGAAGATCTTTCTAGTTATATTTATTCCATTCTCTCTCCTTTCTGCCAGGTAAGATCCGCTGAAAACGGAAAAGAAGGTCTAAAATTAGTTTATTCCTGGGACCCCGATCTGGTCCTTTCGGATGTGATGATGCCTGAAATGGATGGAGTTCAGCTTTGTAAAGAGATCAAAGCAGATCCTAAAATTTCAAAAACTATTGTGGTACTTCTAACTGCATTAACTCATAGAGAGGCAATGTTAAAAGGTTGGGAAGCAAAGGCGGACGAGTATTTATGTAAACCCTTCCATCCTGAAGAATTGATCGTGAGAGTGAAATCTCTTCTCGCAATTGCAGAAGATAGAAAGAAAAATTTAGAAACATTAGAACAGAAAAATTTCGAATTGGAATTTGCAAACGCTGAGTTAGAAGCATTCTCCTATTCTGTTTCCCATGATTTAAGGGCACCATTGAGAGCAATCCAAGGGTATACCCAAATGATCTTAGAAGATCATAGTGCTGTTCTGGATCCGGAAGGGGTCCGATTCCTAAATGTTCTTATAGACTCAACAAAAAGAATGGAAAATCTAATCGATAACCTATTAGAATTTTCTAAAGTAGGGAAAAAGGAACTGAAGGACTCCACCTTTGATCTTACAGAAGTTGCCGAAAATGTGGTAAGTCTGATCAAGGACCAAACAGAACATAACGCTGAAATTATAATTCATCCACTTGCAAAAGTAACTACAGACAGAGATATGATGTCTTATGTATTCCAAAACCTGATCTCCAATGCGGTAAAATATTCCGCCAAAAAAGAAAGACCTAAGGTGGAGATAGGAGTCACGAATACAGAAAAAGGTAAAACATTCTTCGTAAAAGACAATGGAGCCGGTTTCGATATGAAATATTACAATCGACTTTTCGGTGTATTCCAAAGATTGCATAGACAGGATGAATTTTCAGGCACAGGAGTGGGCCTTGCGATCGTACATAGGATCGTCACGCGATATAAGGGTTCGGTTTGGGCAGAAGGTAAACTAGGAGAAGGTGCTTCCTTCTTCTTTACCTTGGGAGAAAAAGTCGGAACCGCGGTCGGTTTTCGTAACTGA
- a CDS encoding MHYT domain-containing protein, giving the protein MIAFLENFFIYNSSAKLLTATYNPWLVVLSVLMAIFASYIALQIVGQKVPESSPSITKYLISSAASLALGCGVWSMHFIGMLSFELCTTVQYDKSLTILSIFPSLLASTIALSFVNRPKISATELILGGVLVGSGIGAMHYTGMGAMETGPYLRYDPWFFALSIVVAVVLAILSLWVRFGLENLKLGTLWPSLISAVTMGSAISGMHYTGMAAARFIGEDDKNLISQTADSTFLALSVSLITIAFTLFAFAVNWFLRYRDLVNNLRVSESRLRTIITTAVDGVITMNGQGNIKELNRSAELIFGYENSEVVGKNIRELMPDPYYNVKDTNSETMLSAGFSKIIGSSREVIGVRKDGSDFPVRIAIGHGKLSGEDLFVGFVTDISERKMIENALKQSEQQVRSMIENIPGITYRCLPNNDWNMLFMSDSTESILGYPVQDFVSAGSVRSFKDIVHPDDLKMVESIVDSAVAGKRAFTLEYRIIHQNGEIRWLWDNGCGVYGGNGEAIFIDGVILDITERRRMEEALRKEKEKAELAAITKTSFLANMSHEIRTPMNAILGFTEVLLSDELEKNHRTHLETVKSSAKSLLRLLNDILNTAKLEKGAVELEELDFSLFKLIAELKSTLGISARKKNLEFEVIQDPYLPEFYKGDSLRIRQILMNLIGNAVKFTDSGKVSLKVIREEGKLHFAVQDTGIGIQADRLEKIFEPFTQADISTTRRFGGTGLGTTICKQLTELMGGKIWAESALGKGSTFHVLLPLEEGKPRQENKLQTGIKLPPLKILVVDDVEKNTELISLLLQNLGHQVESSYNGEDAVKKVTTGSFNLVLMDVQMPGLDGRQATRVIRMHEAQENVSRTPILALTASVFEDDKNAATAAGMDGFVSKPVEMDQLIAEIARVLGYTETISNPEITLSEKDIEWDPKKASILAKELSNSFQRGSIEEEYLEEFSDLIRAKVENSDFKSFRSKIEQFEFEEAYTLLKKFITQFEL; this is encoded by the coding sequence GTGATCGCATTTTTAGAAAATTTTTTCATTTATAATTCATCTGCTAAACTTCTTACGGCAACTTATAATCCTTGGTTGGTTGTTCTTTCCGTTTTGATGGCGATATTCGCTTCTTATATCGCTCTTCAAATAGTAGGACAGAAGGTTCCAGAATCTTCTCCATCTATTACGAAATATTTAATTTCTTCTGCTGCGAGCCTTGCATTAGGTTGTGGCGTTTGGTCTATGCATTTTATAGGAATGCTTTCCTTTGAGTTATGCACGACTGTTCAATATGATAAAAGTTTAACTATTCTTTCTATTTTTCCAAGTCTTCTTGCTTCTACCATCGCACTATCATTTGTTAATCGTCCTAAAATTTCAGCTACTGAATTAATATTAGGTGGAGTACTTGTGGGCTCTGGGATCGGAGCAATGCATTATACAGGTATGGGAGCCATGGAAACTGGACCATACTTACGTTATGATCCATGGTTTTTTGCATTGTCCATCGTAGTTGCAGTGGTTCTCGCAATACTTTCTCTTTGGGTAAGATTCGGCTTAGAAAATTTGAAATTAGGGACTCTCTGGCCTTCTCTCATTTCTGCCGTAACCATGGGATCTGCTATTTCAGGAATGCATTATACAGGTATGGCAGCTGCAAGGTTTATTGGAGAAGATGATAAAAATCTAATCTCTCAAACTGCAGATTCTACATTCTTAGCACTTTCAGTTTCTTTGATCACGATTGCATTCACGCTGTTTGCATTCGCAGTTAACTGGTTCTTAAGATACCGAGATCTAGTGAACAACTTAAGAGTCAGTGAATCCAGACTTAGGACAATCATCACCACTGCAGTAGATGGTGTGATCACAATGAACGGCCAAGGTAATATAAAAGAACTTAATCGTTCTGCGGAACTGATCTTCGGTTATGAAAACTCTGAAGTGGTAGGTAAAAATATCAGAGAGCTGATGCCTGATCCTTACTATAATGTAAAAGATACAAATTCAGAGACAATGTTAAGTGCAGGCTTCTCTAAAATTATAGGGAGCAGCAGAGAAGTTATAGGTGTTAGAAAAGACGGATCCGACTTTCCAGTACGCATAGCGATAGGACATGGAAAACTCTCTGGAGAAGATCTATTCGTTGGTTTTGTGACTGATATCAGCGAAAGAAAAATGATCGAGAACGCATTAAAACAAAGTGAACAACAAGTGCGTTCCATGATCGAAAATATCCCAGGTATCACTTACAGATGTCTTCCGAATAATGACTGGAATATGTTATTCATGAGTGATTCTACCGAATCTATTCTAGGCTATCCTGTCCAAGATTTTGTAAGCGCGGGCTCCGTACGATCTTTCAAAGATATTGTTCATCCTGATGATCTTAAGATGGTAGAGTCCATAGTCGATTCTGCAGTCGCAGGAAAAAGAGCATTTACTTTAGAATATAGGATCATCCACCAAAACGGAGAGATTAGATGGCTTTGGGATAATGGATGTGGAGTTTATGGCGGAAATGGAGAAGCAATTTTCATAGACGGAGTTATTTTAGATATCACCGAAAGAAGAAGAATGGAAGAAGCATTACGTAAAGAAAAAGAAAAAGCGGAACTTGCTGCGATCACTAAAACTTCTTTCTTAGCGAATATGAGCCATGAGATCCGAACTCCGATGAATGCCATCCTTGGATTTACCGAAGTCCTTCTTTCGGATGAATTAGAAAAAAATCATAGAACCCATTTGGAGACCGTTAAAAGTTCCGCAAAATCTTTATTAAGACTTTTGAATGATATTTTGAACACTGCGAAACTCGAGAAAGGCGCAGTGGAATTGGAAGAATTGGACTTCTCCCTTTTCAAATTGATCGCTGAATTAAAATCCACTTTAGGGATCAGTGCTAGAAAGAAAAATTTAGAATTTGAAGTGATCCAAGATCCTTATCTTCCTGAATTTTATAAGGGAGATTCTTTACGTATCAGGCAAATATTAATGAACCTGATCGGTAATGCAGTCAAATTTACAGACAGTGGAAAAGTTAGTTTAAAAGTAATCAGAGAAGAAGGAAAACTTCATTTTGCAGTCCAAGATACTGGGATCGGGATCCAAGCAGATCGACTAGAGAAAATTTTCGAACCATTCACTCAGGCAGATATTTCTACAACAAGACGTTTTGGTGGAACTGGACTCGGAACTACGATCTGCAAACAATTAACTGAGCTTATGGGTGGAAAGATCTGGGCAGAAAGTGCACTCGGAAAAGGAAGTACATTTCATGTACTTCTTCCTTTAGAAGAAGGGAAACCTAGGCAAGAAAATAAATTACAAACAGGGATCAAACTTCCACCTCTAAAGATCTTAGTAGTGGATGATGTAGAAAAAAATACAGAACTAATAAGCCTTCTTCTCCAAAACCTTGGGCACCAAGTAGAATCGTCGTATAACGGAGAGGACGCGGTAAAAAAAGTCACGACCGGATCTTTCAATTTAGTTCTAATGGACGTACAGATGCCCGGACTGGATGGCCGCCAAGCAACCAGGGTTATCCGAATGCATGAGGCCCAGGAAAATGTTTCTAGGACCCCTATTTTAGCATTGACCGCCAGTGTTTTTGAAGACGATAAAAATGCTGCGACTGCTGCAGGGATGGATGGATTTGTCTCCAAACCGGTGGAGATGGATCAATTGATCGCTGAGATCGCAAGAGTATTAGGTTATACTGAAACGATCTCAAATCCGGAAATTACTCTTTCCGAAAAAGATATAGAATGGGATCCTAAAAAAGCTTCCATTCTGGCAAAAGAACTATCCAACTCTTTCCAAAGAGGTTCGATAGAAGAAGAATACTTAGAAGAATTTTCGGATCTGATCCGAGCAAAAGTGGAAAATTCCGATTTTAAATCTTTTCGTTCTAAAATAGAACAATTCGAATTCGAAGAGGCATATACTCTTCTCAAAAAATTTATTACCCAATTCGAATTATAA
- a CDS encoding SDR family NAD(P)-dependent oxidoreductase → MGSKNILVVGAGSGIGKSLLEKLNTNPGYFPIGISRRGVPLEGNLERGLNYLCDLGDQNQILKFTSSLLQFWKEIHAIYFASGDGLFLKIEDLEWEDLQKHLTLNLSAPILLTSKLLSSMKKGSLLCYISSTAGRQGFPESSPYCASKHGLAGFAKAIREEVKSRGIRVTTVYAGAIDTPIWDGREGFKREDMIPASDAAIFLESLYSLPASFNQDEILFLPPKGVL, encoded by the coding sequence ATGGGATCCAAAAACATCCTGGTAGTAGGGGCCGGATCCGGGATCGGCAAATCTTTATTAGAAAAACTGAATACAAACCCTGGATATTTTCCGATCGGGATCTCCAGACGTGGAGTTCCTTTAGAGGGAAATTTAGAAAGAGGATTAAATTATCTCTGCGATTTGGGCGACCAAAACCAGATCCTTAAATTTACATCTTCACTTTTGCAATTCTGGAAAGAGATCCATGCAATCTATTTTGCTTCCGGAGATGGTCTATTCTTGAAAATAGAAGATCTAGAATGGGAAGATCTGCAAAAACATCTTACTCTAAACTTAAGCGCACCTATTTTACTAACTTCTAAACTTTTGTCTTCTATGAAAAAGGGATCTCTACTTTGTTATATTTCTTCCACAGCAGGAAGGCAGGGATTTCCAGAATCTTCTCCTTATTGTGCTTCTAAACATGGTCTGGCTGGTTTTGCAAAAGCGATCCGGGAAGAAGTAAAAAGTCGCGGGATAAGAGTGACTACAGTTTACGCTGGAGCGATAGACACTCCGATTTGGGATGGGAGGGAAGGTTTCAAAAGAGAAGATATGATCCCTGCATCGGACGCCGCTATCTTTTTAGAAAGTTTATATTCTCTTCCTGCAAGTTTCAATCAGGATGAGATACTTTTTCTTCCGCCTAAAGGTGTATTATAA
- a CDS encoding HD domain-containing phosphohydrolase, with product MSHLLDFRPKILVVDDEAANLQVLKQILQEDYRLFFAKDGFKALELAISEKPNLILLDVMIPGMTGHETCKKLRNEPSTSRIPVIFVTAMAEEEDEADGFEAGAVDYITKPVSPAIVKARVKTHLSLVRNDELKETRLQIIQRLGLAAEYKDNETGLHVIRMSHYSETLAKALGHSEDVAEKILHASPMHDIGKIGIPDSILQKPGKLDPEEWEIMKTHPTIGAEIIGDHDSSLLQMAKSIALNHHEKWDGSGYPNGIKGDAIPVEARIVTIADVFDALTTERPYKKAWSIEDAVNHIRKGAGSHFDPGLVPVFLNLMPELLEIRERWAET from the coding sequence ATGAGCCATCTCTTAGATTTCAGGCCTAAAATTTTAGTCGTAGATGACGAAGCGGCCAACCTACAGGTACTCAAACAAATATTACAAGAAGATTATAGACTATTCTTTGCAAAAGACGGTTTCAAAGCTTTAGAACTAGCCATCTCTGAAAAACCAAATCTTATCTTATTAGATGTGATGATACCTGGAATGACAGGACATGAAACCTGTAAAAAACTCAGGAATGAACCCTCTACTTCCAGAATACCTGTGATTTTCGTAACAGCAATGGCAGAAGAGGAAGATGAGGCAGACGGTTTCGAAGCAGGAGCTGTAGACTATATCACAAAACCTGTAAGTCCTGCGATCGTAAAGGCCAGGGTAAAAACACATCTTTCTTTAGTTAGAAATGATGAACTAAAAGAGACCAGATTACAGATCATCCAAAGATTAGGACTCGCTGCTGAATATAAAGACAACGAAACCGGTCTTCATGTAATCAGAATGAGCCATTATTCCGAAACTCTTGCAAAAGCTTTAGGTCATTCAGAAGATGTTGCAGAAAAAATCTTACACGCTTCTCCAATGCATGATATTGGCAAAATCGGGATCCCTGATAGTATATTACAAAAACCTGGTAAATTAGATCCGGAAGAGTGGGAGATCATGAAAACCCATCCTACTATAGGTGCAGAGATCATTGGTGATCATGATTCTTCCCTCTTACAAATGGCAAAAAGTATCGCCTTAAACCACCACGAAAAATGGGACGGAAGCGGTTATCCAAACGGGATCAAAGGAGATGCAATCCCGGTCGAAGCAAGAATAGTAACGATCGCAGATGTATTCGATGCACTTACTACCGAAAGACCTTATAAAAAAGCATGGAGTATAGAAGACGCAGTCAATCATATTAGAAAAGGTGCTGGATCTCATTTTGATCCAGGGCTTGTCCCGGTATTTTTGAATTTGATGCCTGAACTTTTAGAGATCAGAGAACGCTGGGCAGAAACCTAA
- a CDS encoding histidine kinase N-terminal 7TM domain-containing protein has translation MGTEVQSLSWFKWTPYAILPLISLFLSVLSLRAGFKSRQTSGAPEFILVCLGIVLYSFGYFWEIVSTRPEHIIFWDNFQFIGPDLLIASLLFLCLRVANLNRFIHPISIILFSFIPICTEIAVWFGPEEWIRPSYRFDPSAPWLALIYEYGPWMQVYVINSISIFTLCIIILIYGAWSQRAFHRIRCLVFMIGISLPFGSQVMTAGGFIPFIHPKLDIFPLTASFALIVWMYGLFYFRILNLIPLARNQVFEYIQDAVFVMNSSGFLLDANVSALNLLGSARLRQDSKLSEFLPDLGILVEECRTNKKTSTEWKTNHGKYYDVSVRSQRAEGSHITIVVLRDVTQRAISERKLSERRDILQSILDSTSILFLVLDGDGKLILLNKACLQTTGFDLMELEGKVFWETELFAEESKTIAKVFEQRFAKKKFPKHTSVLLRTKDGKSRRTLWEHKEVRDRNGHLQYVISTGTDATGLKEAEFRIETLQRANEEILAQKEIIESQKFDLEDALQNLKRTQAKLIQASKLADLGQLAAGIAHEINNPIGAIQAAGFNILSYLEKIRTDLRSILPLLSSLSDRDWNSYKELISLGVSSKEILIGLERRRVLAEVKTEMKSADILFPEETADLFVDFGIASSWKNFEQILKNQNTRELLPFFLNLLGPEQCVDTIKTAVERSAKIVYALRSFAHFESSHKKRKFSLKENIDTVLTLYQNLFKHGVEVSTNLDGIPEFLGFPDDLMHLWTNLIMNSVQAMSYKGSIGINAALQDNEVVVSIQDKGPGIPAEVQDQVFDAFFTTKPLGEGSGLGLDIAKRIVEKHKGRIWFDSSPGNTIFYVGLPFEV, from the coding sequence ATGGGAACGGAAGTCCAATCTTTATCCTGGTTTAAATGGACTCCTTACGCGATCCTTCCGTTAATCAGCCTATTTCTTTCCGTTCTCTCTCTTAGAGCAGGATTCAAAAGCAGACAAACCTCAGGTGCTCCAGAATTCATTCTGGTATGTCTTGGAATCGTTCTTTATAGCTTCGGATATTTTTGGGAGATAGTCAGCACAAGACCTGAACACATTATCTTTTGGGATAATTTTCAATTTATAGGTCCGGATCTTCTAATCGCTTCCCTACTTTTCCTCTGCTTAAGAGTAGCGAATTTAAATAGATTCATTCATCCGATCAGCATTATTCTTTTTTCATTCATTCCTATCTGCACCGAAATCGCGGTTTGGTTCGGACCAGAAGAATGGATCCGCCCTTCGTATAGATTCGACCCGTCCGCTCCTTGGCTTGCATTGATCTATGAATACGGACCTTGGATGCAGGTCTATGTAATCAATTCAATTTCCATATTCACTCTGTGTATTATAATTTTAATATATGGTGCTTGGTCTCAAAGAGCATTCCACAGAATAAGATGTTTAGTTTTTATGATCGGGATCTCTCTTCCATTCGGAAGCCAGGTCATGACTGCGGGGGGTTTTATCCCTTTCATCCATCCTAAGCTGGACATTTTCCCTTTAACTGCAAGTTTTGCATTGATCGTTTGGATGTACGGTCTTTTCTATTTTAGGATCTTAAATCTGATCCCATTAGCAAGGAACCAAGTATTCGAATATATACAAGATGCAGTTTTTGTAATGAACTCTTCCGGTTTTCTTTTGGATGCAAATGTTTCCGCTTTAAATTTGCTTGGGTCGGCAAGATTAAGGCAGGATTCCAAACTATCCGAATTTCTTCCGGACCTGGGGATTCTTGTAGAAGAATGCCGTACCAATAAAAAAACAAGCACAGAATGGAAAACGAATCATGGAAAATATTATGATGTTTCCGTTCGGTCCCAAAGAGCAGAAGGCTCTCATATCACAATTGTAGTATTAAGAGATGTGACCCAAAGGGCAATCTCCGAAAGAAAACTTTCTGAAAGAAGGGATATTCTTCAGAGTATTCTAGATTCAACTAGCATCCTGTTTTTAGTTTTGGATGGAGACGGCAAATTAATTTTATTGAATAAAGCCTGTTTACAAACCACAGGATTCGATTTGATGGAGTTAGAAGGGAAAGTATTTTGGGAAACTGAACTATTTGCAGAAGAAAGTAAAACAATCGCAAAAGTTTTTGAGCAACGTTTTGCAAAGAAGAAGTTCCCGAAACATACAAGTGTACTTCTCAGGACCAAAGACGGAAAATCAAGAAGAACTCTCTGGGAGCATAAAGAAGTCAGAGATAGAAACGGTCATTTGCAATATGTGATCTCTACCGGGACAGATGCTACAGGCCTAAAAGAAGCAGAATTTAGAATAGAAACATTACAAAGAGCGAATGAAGAAATTTTAGCCCAAAAAGAGATCATTGAATCTCAAAAATTCGATCTGGAAGATGCTCTTCAAAATCTAAAAAGGACCCAAGCAAAACTGATCCAGGCATCTAAACTTGCGGATCTAGGACAATTAGCCGCAGGGATAGCCCATGAGATCAATAATCCCATAGGCGCAATCCAAGCAGCGGGTTTTAATATTCTTTCCTATTTAGAAAAGATCAGAACGGATTTACGTTCTATTCTTCCACTTCTCTCTTCTTTATCAGATAGGGATTGGAATTCCTACAAAGAACTGATCTCTTTAGGAGTTTCTTCCAAAGAAATATTGATCGGCCTGGAAAGAAGAAGGGTTCTTGCAGAGGTCAAAACGGAAATGAAATCAGCAGATATTCTTTTCCCTGAGGAAACTGCAGATCTTTTTGTAGATTTCGGAATTGCTTCTTCTTGGAAAAATTTTGAACAAATATTAAAAAATCAGAATACAAGAGAACTTCTACCCTTCTTTTTAAATCTTTTGGGACCAGAACAATGTGTGGATACGATCAAAACCGCAGTAGAACGTTCCGCAAAAATTGTATATGCACTCAGAAGTTTTGCACATTTCGAGTCTTCTCATAAGAAGAGAAAATTTTCCTTAAAAGAAAATATAGATACTGTTCTGACACTTTACCAAAATCTGTTCAAACATGGTGTAGAGGTTTCGACTAACTTAGATGGTATCCCGGAATTTTTGGGTTTCCCGGATGATTTAATGCATCTATGGACAAATTTGATCATGAATTCCGTCCAGGCAATGTCATATAAAGGTTCCATAGGGATCAACGCTGCATTACAGGATAATGAAGTAGTAGTTTCTATCCAAGACAAAGGACCTGGGATCCCAGCAGAAGTGCAAGACCAAGTATTCGATGCATTCTTTACAACCAAACCTTTGGGAGAAGGTTCCGGTTTAGGTTTGGATATAGCAAAGCGAATTGTAGAAAAACATAAGGGAAGGATCTGGTTTGATTCTTCTCCTGGAAATACTATATTTTACGTGGGGCTTCCTTTCGAGGTCTGA